One window of the Torulaspora delbrueckii CBS 1146 chromosome 6, complete genome genome contains the following:
- the AHA1 gene encoding Aha1p (similar to Saccharomyces cerevisiae AHA1 (YDR214W); ancestral locus Anc_8.424), producing the protein MVVHNPNNWHWVDKNCFNWAREYFNEKLTGLNTGEHDGKYAEVSSLSSLEGDCEVNQRKGKVISLFDLNLVMLIKGNVKDEPFEGSIQVPEVAFDSDESDYQFDISIYKETSTLNEIKPVIRERLLPQLRELFQKFGHDLLVAHGSDIQVSKESVNSTFTKANQQDSFNKSIGTKEPAGQKSPATSTPTPSQQKTSMASSGGNTTSIHLEPTFNVPAAELYNTFMDKQRIMAWSRSFASRNGGSGPQLCVGDTFELFGGNVTSELIDAQENKKLVFSWRLGDWRDKVNSKLSMEFHESKEYHETKLQVNWSGIPVGEEDRVRGNFEEYYVRSIKITFGFGAVL; encoded by the coding sequence ATGGTTGTCCATAATCCTAACAATTGGCATTGGGTTGACAAGAATTGCTTCAACTGGGCTCgtgaatatttcaatgaaaaattgacCGGTTTGAATACTGGGGAGCATGATGGCAAATATGCTGAAGTCAGCTCACTTTCGTCTCTTGAAGGTGACTGTGAAGTCAACCAACGTAAAGGGAAAGTTATCTCTTTGTTCGacttgaatttggtgatGTTGATCAAGGGAAATGTGAAGGATGAACCATTCGAGGGAAGTATACAGGTGCCTGAAGTTGCGTTCGATAGTGACGAGTCAGATTATCAATTTGATATATCCATTTACAAGGAAACAAGTACTCTGAATGAGATTAAACCAGTGATTCGTGAAAGATTGTTACCTCAATTGAGAGAActattccaaaaatttggtcatGATCTCCTTGTTGCGCATGGTAGTGATATCCAAGTCTCTAAGGAAAGCGTGAACTCAACTTTTACAAAGGCTAATCAGCAAGATAGTTTTAACAAGTCGATTGGAACGAAGGAACCTGCAGGGCAAAAATCTCCAGCAACGAGCACCCCAACCCCTTCACAGCAGAAGACCAGCATGGCTTCAAGTGGTGGCAACACAACATCGATTCATCTAGAGCCCACATTCAATGTGCCTGCAGCTGAACTATACAATACATTTATGGACAAACAGCGTATAATGGCCTGGAGCAGGTCATTTGCTAGTAGAAATGGTGGGAGTGGTCCTCAGTTATGCGTTGGTGACACCTTTGAGCTATTTGGTGGGAATGTTACCAGTGAACTAATCGATGCACAggaaaataaaaaattgGTATTCTCTTGGAGATTGGGCGACTGGCGTGACAAAGTGAATTCGAAATTAAGCATGGAATTCCACGAATCGAAGGAATATCACGAGACGAAACTGCAAGTCAATTGGAGCGGCATACCTGTTGGTGAGGAAGATCGTGTTCGtggaaattttgaagaatactACGTCAGATCCATCAAGATCacatttggatttggtgctgttctttga
- the TDEL0F05490 gene encoding uncharacterized protein, which yields MADKIAEKLNEFGRKPAEKIFGKTAKTTKASSGHVNDESAPVAFPSAHTEDEDPKSKVPEDEKSKKDNSVENGKPRTKSFLDNDRPENFTPVTRKKRVSSLSLSDQWINGASPMTPLDGNTGDRKGSVFSSGSFSSRKNSIAVREQRKVIDHERIASYAFAFDIDGVLVRGPETIPQGPEALRMLNGHNKYNIKVPYIFITNGGGRSEKARCKDLSKRLGITVTEDQVIQGHTPMKDLVPAHKNVLVVGGVLDSCRKVAEGYGFKNVYIPLDIMKWNPSVTPYYQLSDEEKKIARDVDFSKVNIDAILVFADSRNWAADQQIILELLLSENGVMGTICPTADKGPGLYFAHSDFVWATDYGLNRYGMGALQVSIAALYQEHTGKELEVTRFGKPQRGTFRFAEKVLSNWRRETLSEHVEQLKLEDTRNSIDKTEHDDSPFVSDSEEEELENDPFSEEGITIENGSKLTLELPPASTVYFVGDTPESDIRFANSHDSSWYSILVKTGVYQDGATPRYKPKQICDNVLEAVKFAIEREHKKELEEWNSSATVQAPVVEEKKQVEKAQK from the coding sequence ATGGCTGATAAGATTgctgagaaattgaacgaGTTTGGTAGAAAACcagctgaaaagatctttggtAAGACGGCGAAAACTACCAAAGCTAGTAGTGGTCATGTTAATGATGAGAGTGCTCCTGTAGCGTTTCCTTCAGCCCATACTGAGGACGAAGATCCTAAAAGTAAAGTGCCGgaggatgaaaaatctaAAAAAGATAACTCTGTAGAGAATGGGAAGCCTAGGAcgaaatctttcttggataACGATAGACCAGAGAATTTCACACCTGTAacgagaaagaagagagtttcttcattgtcGTTGAGCGATCAATGGATTAACGGTGCTTCGCCAATGACGCCGCTAGACGGCAATACAGGCGATAGAAAGGGTTCTGTTTTTTCTAGTGGGTCTTTCTCTAGTAGAAAGAATTCTATTGCCGTCAGAGAACAGCGTAAAGTTATTGATCATGAGCGTATTGCTTCGTATGCTTTCGCATTTGATATCGATGGTGTTTTGGTTAGAGGTCCAGAGACTATTCCACAGGGCCCTGAAGCATTGCGTATGTTGAATGGTCATAACAAATATAATATCAAGGTTCCATATATCTTTATCACAAACGGTGGTGGTCGTTCTGAAAAGGCCAGATGTAAGGATTTGTCCAAGAGATTGGGTATAACGGTCACCGAAGACCAAGTTATTCAGGGTCATACGCCAATGAAGGATTTGGTGCCCGCTCACAAGAACGTTTTGGTCGTTGGTGGTGTGTTGGACTCCTGTAGGAAGGTTGCAGAGGGCTACGGATTCAAGAACGTGTATATTCCATTGGATATCATGAAATGGAATCCAAGTGTCACCCCATACTACCAGTTGAGCGAtgaggagaagaagattgcgCGTGATGTGGATTTCTCCAAGGTCAATATTGACGCGATCTTGGTTTTTGCAGACTCCAGAAACTGGGCTGCTGATCAACAGATCATCTTGGAATTGCTACTGAGTGAAAATGGTGTTATGGGTACTATTTGCCCAACTGCAGACAAGGGTCCAGGTCTATATTTTGCTCATTCCGATTTTGTTTGGGCCACAGACTATGGTCTAAATCGTTACGGTATGGGTGCTCTACAGGTCTCTATCGCAGCACTTTACCAAGAACACACCGGTAAGGAACTGGAAGTGACTAGATTTGGTAAGCCTCAAAGAGGTACTTTCCGTTTTGCTGAAAAAGTGCTATCTAACTGGAGAAGAGAGACTCTATCAGAACACGTCGAACAACTGAAACTCGAAGACACTAGAAACTCTATTGACAAGACTGAACACGATGACTCGCCATTTGTTTCCGATtccgaggaagaagaattggaaaatgaTCCATTCAGCGAAGAGGGTATTACCATCGAGAACGGTTCCAAACTGACCCTAGAGTTGCCTCCTGCTTCTACTGTGTATTTTGTTGGTGACACTCCCGAGTCGGATATCAGATTCGCCAACTCTCACGATTCTTCATGGTACTCTATCTTGGTTAAGACAGGTGTTTACCAAGATGGTGCTACCCCAAGATATAAGCCAAAGCAAATTTGTGATAACGTGTTAGAAGCTGTTAAATTTGCCATCGAAAGGGAGCACAAAAAGGAGTTGGAAGAATGGAACAGTTCAGCCACTGTACAGGCTCCagtggttgaagaaaagaagcaaGTCGAGAAGGCGCAGAAATAA
- the ADR1 gene encoding DNA-binding transcription factor ADR1 (similar to Saccharomyces cerevisiae ADR1 (YDR216W); ancestral locus Anc_8.425) → MTRSEFMMSQSQSQSQSPSYSGVITSNKNMNSRVNKHVGQLPENLRLNGKTPSGKPRLFVCQICTRAFARQEHLTRHERSHTKEKPYSCGICNRNFSRRDLLLRHAHKVHGGNSGDSIIRHNKSKIAKKAAGRKQQPTVKRRASFSAQSGNYMAPSRNEENHKFDRVKFSTPELLPIDFKGGDEEHANHKEEHESHTVFEADFPQISLDTPHDFNLLDSVNWINDYNNENVVTSGTGTAGTKSGASNSPEDDNSPVSNTASYGQRPSFNHLNIRSSWSINETDGALQMKSLFSDRSPSVSSKDNSVIPPSSAAHSTPWLSSTAPAINDLQKISSSNNSGIISERLSHLQFEDDIGKLTNFTKDVQSIFGRFAQEEAVEPQTEATRPATTKQTDEHDNNYTFYGLDCLAMSDITRAPPPNDAENLNLSSKLFTPKLRHMCEHASQYYNEHYNDGSSGGDPALTSQKLVLPSCDELNVYASYYQEYFNSHHPSIHPDFFNLDLQSLRRYIYESDVIDEDTDCYLQYSNLACLPLFVATVGSLFKPGGILRTMELYEISRRVLHVFLERRKLQQRQLPKGRGNFGSGQHVWLIQSLTLSIIFALFADNLERIDAQMLKRQVSAVCSIIKNNFLSVVSADNNSVTHQQSDRSHFESSFEYIMFESKIRCTFNAYKFCQFLKVFYHVEGKLFLNEQDLKFICIPDDEKTWTSASLLMPQYPMVKRNFVTFENFYHSFTFNNSGMKPIPESLASIMLYYEYNASAFSSFHIFLTKIDTKKLELNLLQSQSNSNLSDSEKLAYTSVLKGDILILRNCLMSIIFFSKVDATFGPKIWNGQMRELFESFLQSKSLNLLTKGSYSLLTDFLVALNFSIKNIANILKPVKNHTAIYLDKKILSMFNLQAYHNDFLILIKFIMDFEYSPNFKLLCIFTELKKLANCLLIPYFSKLYPLEFAKFEDISSTNDYFHNNPMPDSAQYYTTINVDKLEKLINNVLVYSFNDASFLKMSDQPAPEFSFNNNYPTYYPFSASVNLSQSPLASSAGSTQVNSDTTQPMANFFHDSMHSSTSDSRINHGEVAPSESSVDLLAINIQSNATVHPDGSNKQRFDERYRLSEKYIVVAKCFFMHVKESYAHCHILDKMTNDFKDLELFLDRERNCPISGTDFNGQQDPPESFGNDFDFAADTTDKINNIHGNDNSASGDILTNIYAPRHN, encoded by the coding sequence ATGACCAGGTCCGAGTTTATGATGTCGCAGTCGCAGTCGCAGTCGCAATCGCCGTCTTACAGTGGTGTCATTACAAGTAATAAAAATATGAATTCACGAGTGAATAAACATGTGGGGCAGTTACCAGAGAATCTGCGGCTGAATGGTAAGACTCCCAGTGGGAAACCGAGGTTGTTTGTGTGTCAGATTTGTACACGAGCGTTTGCTAGGCAAGAGCATTTGACTAGACACGAGAGATCACATACGAAGGAAAAACCTTATAGTTGTGGAATTTGTAATAGAAATTTTAGTCGCAGAGATCTGCTGCTGAGACATGCGCACAAGGTCCACGGAGGGAATTCCGGGGATTCTATTATTAGGCATAACAAGAGTAAGATCGCGAAAAAGGCTGCGGGGCGCAAACAGCAGCCTACGGTGAAACGTAGAGCTTCCTTCAGTGCACAATCCGGGAACTATATGGCACCTTCGCGCAATGAGGAAAATCacaaatttgatagagTTAAGTTCTCTACGCCTGAACTTTTACCAATAGATTTTAAAGGAGGCGATGAGGAGCATGCGAATCATAAAGAGGAGCACGAGAGTCATACTGTGTTTGAGGCCGACTTTCCTCAGATTTCACTTGATACACCGCACGATTTCAACTTATTGGATAGCGTTAACTGGATCAATGACTATAACAACGAGAACGTGGTGACGTCAGGCACGGGAACCGCGGGAACGAAATCGGGGGCAAGTAATTCACCTGAAGATGATAATTCACCAGTTTCCAATACTGCAAGTTATGGCCAAAGACCGTCTTTCAACCACCTCAATATTAGGAGTTCTTGGTCGATAAATGAGACTGATGGCGCCTTACAGATGAAGTCTTTGTTCAGTGACCGATCTCCCTCGGTGTCATCAAAAGATAACAGTGTTATACCGCCTTCATCGGCTGCTCACTCAACGCCTTGGTTGTCATCCACAGCACCAGCTATAAACGACTTGCAAAAAATATCTAGCTCGAACAATTCGGGAATAATCTCCGAGAGGTTGAGTCATTTGCAATTCGAGGATGATATCGGGAAGTTAACTAATTTTACTAAAGATGTTCaatcaatctttggaagattCGCCCAGGAGGAGGCTGTAGAGCCCCAAACTGAGGCTACTAGGCCAGCGACGACGAAGCAAACTGACGAGCATGATAACAATTATACTTTTTACGGTTTGGATTGCCTAGCTATGTCTGATATTACAAGAGCTCCACCGCCAAATGATGCAGAGAATTTAAATCTCTCTTCCAAGTTATTTACTCCTAAATTGAGACATATGTGTGAACATGCGTCGCAGTACTATAATGAACACTATAATGACGGTTCATCCGGTGGCGACCCGGCTCTAACATCTCAGAAGTTGGTACTGCCGAGTTGCGATGAACTGAACGTATACGCTTCTTATTACCAAGAATACTTCAATTCGCATCACCCATCGATTCATcctgatttcttcaatctgGACTTGCAATCGTTAAGGAGATATATTTACGAGAGCGATGTGATAGATGAAGATACTGATTGCTATTTACAGTACTCGAATTTGGCCTGTCTTCCATTGTTTGTGGCCACGGTAGGTTCACTTTTTAAACCAGGTGGTATCTTGAGGACAATGGAGTTGTACGAGATAAGCAGACGTGTACTGCACGTTTTCTTggagagaagaaaacttcAACAGAGGCAACTTCCAAAGGGAAGAGGTAATTTTGGGTCAGGCCAGCATGTTTGGTTGATTCAATCGCTCACACTGAGTATCATCTTTGCACTCTTTGCAGACAACTTGGAAAGAATCGATGCACAAATGCTTAAGAGACAGGTCTCGGCAGTTTGCTCAATCATTAAGAACAACTTCTTGTCTGTGGTCTCTGCCGATAACAACTCAGTGACTCATCAACAGTCTGACAGATCacattttgaatcatcttttgaataTATCATGTTTGAATCCAAAATCAGATGCACTTTCAATGCTTACAAGTTTTGTCAATTCTTAAAGGTATTTTATCATGTGGAAGGCAAACTTTTCTTGAACGAGCAAGACTTGAAGTTCATATGTATTccagatgatgaaaaaacTTGGACTTCAGCTTCACTTCTCATGCCGCAATATCCAATGGTCAAGAGAAATTTTGTCACCTTCGAGAACTTTTATCATAGCTTCACATTCAACAATTCGGGTATGAAACCCATTCCCGAATCGTTGGCATCAATTATGTTATACTATGAGTACAACGCAAGcgctttctcttctttccaTATCTTTTTAACAAAGATAGATACTAAGAAGCTGGAATTGAACTTACTGCAATCCCAATCCAATTCTAACCTTTCAGACAGCGAGAAGCTAGCTTATACTTCAGTGTTGAAAGGtgatattttgattttgcGCAATTGCTTGATGTCGATAATATTCTTCTCTAAGGTTGATGCTACGTTCGGTCCCAAGATTTGGAATGGCCAAATGAGAGAACTTTTCGAATCGTTTCTGCAATCCAAATCTTTAAACCTACTGACCAAGGGTTCATACAGTTTGCTGACGGATTTTTTGGTTGCTCTGAACTTCTCTATTAAGAATATTGCAAACATCTTGAAGCCTGTTAAGAATCATACTGCAATATATCTTGACAAAAAGATTTTATCAATGTTCAATTTGCAAGCATACCACAAcgattttttgattttgataaagtttATCATGGATTTCGAATATAGCCCAAATTTCAAACTACTCTGTATTTTCACTGAGCTAAAAAAATTGGCGAACTGCCTATTGATACCCTATTTTTCCAAGTTATACCCTCTCgaatttgccaaatttgaagatataTCCAGTACCAATGATTATTTCCACAACAATCCTATGCCAGACTCGGCTCAGTATTATACCACAATTAACGTTGATAAGCTGGAAAAGCTAATCAATAATGTTTTGGTTTATTCATTCAATGatgcttctttcttgaagatgtctGATCAGCCAGCCCCTGAATTTTCATTCAATAACAATTACCCAACCTACTACCCTTTCTCCGCCTCTGTCAATTTATCACAATCTCCACTAGCATCATCCGCAGGATCTACTCAAGTCAATTCAGATACCACTCAGCCAATGgccaatttttttcacgACAGCATGCATTCGTCAACAAGTGACTCGCGTATAAATCATGGAGAAGTGGCACCTTCCGAATCATCTGTTGATTTACTTGCCATTAATATTCAATCCAATGCGACTGTTCATCCTGATGGTTCTAACAAGCAACGTTTTGATGAAAGGTATAGACTATCAGAAAAATACATTGTGGTGGCCAAGTGCTTCTTTATGCACGTTAAAGAGAGCTATGCGCACTGTCACATCCTTGACAAAATGACAAATGATTTTAAAGACTTGGAATTATTCTTGGACAGGGAAAGAAACTGTCCTATATCTGGGACGGACTTCAATGGCCAACAAGATCCTCCTGAAAGCTTTGGGAACGACTTCGACTTCGCGGCTGACACAACTGACAAGATTAATAATATTCATGGCAACGATAATAGTGCCTCAGGAGATATTCTAACCAATATCTACGCTCCGAGGCATAATTAA